A single Seriola aureovittata isolate HTS-2021-v1 ecotype China chromosome 19, ASM2101889v1, whole genome shotgun sequence DNA region contains:
- the mia3 gene encoding transport and Golgi organization protein 1 homolog isoform X4, whose translation MAAKHFYRQGFLLLLLNFIATAALERRFSDFKRCADQECSMLLCRGKAVKDFSGPDCRFLSFKTSETIYVYYKLAGKRTDLWAGSVGSHFGYFPKDLLAVNHRYTDKELEVPAEETDFVCFDTGFDKFDNYDIDFLLGSSAEENDSEDKGTSDQIQMAEETEKEPQPFEEEVTDSEKQTEHQDYSEDLDKVPDDESASLPEVDVATESPFTKVVESDTAATLDVTERAEEIEQKNTVGSVEIVGSERSETKDTPKKSEVESVSKDEFASEKEPVSVSEGVQIPELKTTLGTTFDAVTTDDEITKNVTPYQEEESEDVENQHEDHIDVTEKIPLLSFSEEAVNSPASDSLKQQETPPATHDDQPQAAEEKNMWTSIGDAVFSVVTGGETTAQDLSSDEEDDDDEDEEEEAAAKPPQNFEDAVKDVEQPLTTESPKEPENIEHAFLDSPDSSSEQTDNKETVSDSERLLFDRDNERDGVVRHEDAWNETLKPKDDTPLRHHQTESSTMSVDLEDTFEKSSIKTTKEPMKRKEEEGKEVYKDSEVNDDNAIIQDGNIAMERRKGLEENETVSDRELVSTKTEKHQDLPTEEKQLRELDVQDVKKKVDDSLPNQIHDHLMTDSENISQPDLSVEEPDVHEEPRKEESEDEKDAELEEEKNEEKEELLEDENALSISQADNTDFDKPSLETETPTASTLEPEYSDSVMRLTVLREHFTEENMERIQRFLGLKNLFKVEAMFSDLDIELQATRLSLESSTQDIENALEGILEASENTILDEIERMLDSRSKKQDFDQHMDTSSLDEETEILDDFQELAFSLRQKYSTASDSTPLAREEASDIDQDEHELNTKEEMPHIVEEDKADIVPETESEGNVTVTGHEERPAETEKEQIVVDDVHSGPDVSVEEDGGHFNKNKDNLPGFSASNEMQKVPQATLENPLDMGLGVEVEHSPSGSLDPLEPVSEIHEEEVGLLSTGIVYMGCILSITNSKISEWTTVMISLLPEEWKPGETLYGCPWEAVAITAFVGVLTFTLFFWKTVLVVKKREYLVDEKRLTEQIEALKKEKNDTLTKMSELQKQTEQLKENQKQSKETVSCTVKRIQDLENKVLEAQSRNEQMVEEKNTYVKLLEGERANSAAYETRIEKLEKSNEKLQLSRKKIQEAHSKTTVLLDEAKIREDARNVQHKCLEKEYTALKEENKTLKANIKGWEDKHKELSEQIKTYQKSQKELEDSVVLKDHNVEVLSELLADLDACDLQKGDTKVLANGEIAPDKKTAIKNRIKQMMDVSRVQTTLTVVEEERDRFMSKLLNEEKTRKTLEEQHQELEHSIATLKSEKSHVENQFKILQQKNEIMVEMYQQKENALQQRLTKEELERRSKESMLSEVGGKAVEAEEQVKVLRQRINEMEEQMKKTEEVYKEQIKEQENKTHSNWVNARNAERALNQEKLESSKLREKLAVLTSQLNERRAPLFRPNSGQPAGPRQGDSYGPSPVSGGAPSPPLMIEGPRRPPSAPVGRRIDQYGPRPPSDPHGRYPENKHIPGMDMMGPRSSSPANMDTSTQEVDPQIKAETQADASTESPEAGPGSFLASPIRDSPGPMVQGPPPGPGPHDPLPHGRLPPPGPYRPPRPGPYHLPPGALPPNIPPPLHGPPLPANGHPGMPMPGPMGGEFGPRPTNGHAFHPRPGPGHIIDPRGPPPPHFRPPPPHHFGPMPPPHGVRGPLGPRPPVPHDMRFPGPRDHTSPPMDLPPGIPPHPTHPGDAYGQAPPDALHNSAHSGPGQDLHVKQEAPQDSARPAMVKP comes from the exons ATGGCAGCAAAACACTTTTACCGACAAggctttttattacttttattaaattttattgCAACTGCAGCCTTGGAGAGAAGGTTTTCCGACTTTAAAAGATGCGCCGATCAGGAGTGTAGCA TGCTTCTGTGTCGAGGAAAAGCAGTGAAAGATTTCTCAGGACCAGATTGTCGGTTCTTGTCATTTAAGACATCAGAAACTATCTATGTATACTACAAGCTGGCAGGTAAAAGGACTGACCTGTGGGCTGGAAGT GTTGGAAGTCACTTTGGCTATTTCCCAAAGGATCTTCTTGCAGTTAACCACCGTTATACTGATAAAGAGCTTGAAGTTCCAGCAGAG GAAAcagattttgtctgttttgacaCTGGATTTGATAAGTTTGACAATTACGACATAGATTTTCTGTTAGGCTCTTCAGCGGAGGAAAATGACAGTGAAGATAAGGGAACGTCTGATCAAATACAAATGGCAGAGGAAACTGAGAAAGAACCACAGCCATTTGAAGAAGAAGTCActgacagtgaaaaacaaactgagcatCAAGATTACTCAGAGGATCTTGATAAAGTCCCCGATGATGAAAGTGCCTCTTTACCTGAGGTTGATGTGGCAACTGAATCGCCTTTTACAAAAGTAGTAGAGTCTGATACAGCAGCTACACTTGATGTTACTGAAAGAGCTGAAGAAATTGagcaaaaaaacacagtagGGTCTGTTGAAATTGTTGGGTCAGAGAGGAGTGAAACCAAAGATACACCTAAAAAATCTGAAGTGGAATCTGTGTCCAAAGATGAGTTTGCTTCAGAGAAAGAACCAGTTTCGGTTTCTGAAGGAGTACAAATCCCAGAGTTGAAGACTACGCTTGGAACAACTTTTGATGCTGTCACTACTGATGATGAAATCACCAAGAATGTTACACCGTATCAAGAGGAGGAAAGCGAAGATGTGGAAAATCAGCATGAAGACCACATTGATGTTACAGAAAAAATTCCGCTATTGTCTTTCTCTGAAGAAGCTGTGAACTCTCCGGCATCTGATTCCctcaaacagcaggaaactCCTCCGGCAACACATGATGATCAACCAcaggctgcagaggagaaaaacatgtgGACATCAATTGGAGATGCAGTTTTTTCAGTTGTCACTGGGGGGGAGACTACAGCACAAGATTTGAGttcagatgaagaagatgatgatgatgaggatgaggaagaagaagctgctgcaAAACCCCCTCAAAATTTTGAGGATGCAGTGAAAGATGTAGAACAACCACTAACAACAGAATCTCCAAAAGAGCCAGAAAACATAGAACATGCTTTTCTAGATTCTCCTGATTCCAGCTCTGAACAAACAGATAATAAAGAAACAGTCAGTGATTCTGAGAGACTTTTGTTTGATCGTGATAATGAGAGGGATGGAGTGGTCAGACATGAGGATGCTTGgaatgaaacattaaaacctAAAGACGATACACCACTGAGACACCACCAAACAGAATCAAGTACAATGTCAGTGGATCTGGAGGATACTTTTGAAAAGTCATCTATTAAGACAACAAAGGAACCCATGAAGCgcaaagaagaggaggggaaggaggtgTACAAAGATTCAGAGGTCAATGATGATAATGCAATCATACAGGACGGTAACATTGCGATGGAGCGTAGAAAGGGTTTGGAAGAAAACGAGACAGTGTCCGATCGAGAATTAGTCAGTaccaaaactgaaaaacatcagGACCTGCCCACTGAAGAGAAGCAATTGAGGGAGTTAGATGTCCAAGATGTTAAAAAGAAAGTAGACGACAGCTTGCCTAATCAGATCCATGATCATTTAATGACAGATTCTGAGAATATCAGTCAACCGGATTTATCTGTCGAGGAACCAGACGTTCACGAGGAACCACGTAAAGAGGAGAGCGAAGATGAGAAAGatgcagagctggaggaagaaaaaaatgaggagaaagaggaattACTTGAAGACGAAAATGCACTTTCAATTTCTCAAGCAGATAACACAGACTTTGACAAACCCTCACTTGAAACTGAAACTCCCACTGCCTCGACTCTAGAGCCAGAATACAGTGATAGTGTGATGAGACTGACTGTGCTGCGAGAACActtcacagaggaaaacatggaGCGGATCCAAAGGTTTCTGGGTCTCAAAAATCTCTTCAAAGTGGAGGCCATGTTCTCTGATCTGGACATCGAGTTGCAGGCTACCCGTCTGTCACTAGAAAGCTCCACGCAAGACATTGAAAATGCCCTCGAGGGCATCCTGGAAGCCTCTGAAAACACGATCTTGGATGAGATCGAGAGAATGCTGGATAGCCGTAgcaaaaaacaagattttgacCAACATATGGACACAAGTAGTTTGGATGAGGAGACTGAAATACTGGATGACTTCCAGGAGCTTGCATTCAGCCTGCGTCAGAAGTATTCAACAGCCAGTGACAGCACACCTTTAGCAAGAGAGGAAGCATCAGATATTGACCAGG ATGAACATGAATTGAATACTAAAGAAGAAATGCCTCACATTGTTGAAGAAGACAAAGCTGACATTGTCCCTGAGACTGAGAGTGAAGGCAACGTCACAGTAACAGGTCATGAGGAAAGGCCAGCAGAGACTGAAAAGGAGCAGATAGTTGTGGATGATGTGCACAGTGGACCAGATGTCAGCGTTGAGGAGGATGGTGGAcacttcaataaaaacaaagacaatctgcCGGGATTCAGCGCATCAAATGAGATGCAGAAGGTCCCACAAGCCACTCTGGAAAATCCTTTAGACATGGGCCTTGGTGTCGAAGTGGAGCACTCGCCCTCAG GATCTTTGGATCCATTGGAACCAGTGTCTGAAATTCACGAAGAAGAAGTGGGATTATTGTCAACTGGAATTGTTTACATGGGCTGCATCCTCTCTATCACCAACAGTAAAATTTCAGAGTGGACCACTGTG ATGATTTCACTCCTGCCAGAAGAATGGAAGCCTGGGGAAACCTTGTATGGCTGTCCTTGGGAAGCGGTTGCCATCACTGCTTTTGTTGGAGTACTGACCTTCACCCTCTTCTTCTGGAAGACCGTGTTGGTA GTAAAGAAGAGAGAATATCTTG TGGATGAAAAAAGGCTCACTGAGCAAATCGAGGcactcaaaaaagaaaagaacgaTACTCTCACAAAGATGTCTGAACTCCAGAAGCAG ACTGAGCAGCTAAAGGAAAATCAAAAGCAGTCAAAGGAAACAGTTAGTTGTACAGTGAAAAGGATACAGGACCTAGAG AACAAGGTTTTGGAGGCCCAATCACGAAATGAGCAGATGGTTGAGGAAAAGAACACATATGTGAAACTACTTGAAGGAGAGCGGGCAAACTCTGCGGCATATGAAACCAGG ATTGAGAAATTGGAGAAGTCAAATGAGAAGCTACAGCTCAGCAGAAAAAAGATTCAGGAAGCACATTCAAAA actACTGTTCTCCTGGACGAAGCGAAGATTCGTGAAGACGCCCGAAATGTTCAGCACAAATGTCTCGAGAAAGAGTATACAGCTCTAAAAGAAGAGAACAAAACG CTTAAAGCTAATATTAAAGGCTGGGAGGACAAACACAAGGAGCTGAGTGAGCAGATTAAAACCTATCAAAAGTCCCAGAAAGAGCTGGAGGACTCTGTGGTGCTCAAAGATCACAATGTGGAG GTTCTGTCTGAACTTCTGGCAGACTTAGATGCTTGCGATCTGCAAAAAGGTGACACCAAAGTTTTAGCCAATGGTGAAATAGCACCTG ATAAGAAGACAGCCATAAAGAACAGGATCAAACAGATGATGGATGTTTCCCGG gTCCAGACCACTCTGACAGTAGTTGAAGAAGAGCGAGATCGCTTCATGTCTAAACTACTGAATGAAGAAAAGACTAGAAAAACCCTGGAAG AACAACACCAGGAGCTGGAACATTCAATTGCAACCCTAAAAAGCGAAAAGAGCCATGTTGAAAACCAGTTCAAGATCCTCCAGCAGAAAAATGAGATCATGGTTGAAATGTACCAACAGAAGGAAAATGCTCTACAGCA GAGATTAAcgaaggaggagctggagcgACGCAGCAAAGAGAGCATGTTGTCTGAGGTGGGAGGAAAAGCTGTTGAGGCAGAGGAGCAGGTTAAAGTCTTAAGGCAACGCATTAATGAAATGGAggaacagatgaagaagacagaggaagtCTACAAAGAGCAG ataaaagaacaggaaaacaaaactcattCAAACTGG GTGAATGCTCGTAATGCAGAGAGAGCTCTGAATCAAGAGAAGCTTGAATCATCAAAGCTCCGTGAAAA GCTGGCTGTACTAACCTCACAGCTGAATGAGCGCCGTGCTCCACTCTTCAGACCAAACTCTGGACAGCCTGCAGGCCCTCGCCAAG GTGATTCATATGGGCCCTCTCCTGTGAGTGGGGGTGCACCATCCCCTCCACTAATGATAGAGGGTCCCAGGCGCCCTCCTTCTGCCCCTGTGGGGCGAAGAATTGACCAGTATG GTCCTCGACCTCCATCAGATCCTCATGGCCGTTaccctgaaaacaaacacatcccTGGGATGG aCATGATGGGTCCCCGCAGCTCATCACCCGCCAACATGGATACATCT acacaggaagTAGATCCACAGATTAAAGCAGAGACTCAGGCTGATGCCTCCACAGAGAGTCCAGAGGCA GGACCTGGATCCTTCCTAGCGTCTCCAATCAGGGACTCACCTGGCCCCATGGTCCAAGGACCTCCGCCAGGCCCTGGACCCCATGACCCACTACCCCACGGCCGTCTGCCACCACCTGGACCTTACAGACCCCCACGACCCGGCCCCTACCACCTGCCACCAGGTGCCCTTCCTCCGAACatacctcctcctcttcacggGCCTCCACTGCCAGCTAATGGACACCCAGGTATGCCTATGCCTGGACCAATGGGAGGGGAGTTTGGACCTCGACCCACCAACGGACATGCGTTCCACCCCAGGCCCGGCCCTGGCCATATTATTGATCCTCGGggtccaccaccaccacatttCCGTCCCCCTCCGCCTCATCACTTTGGGCCGATGCCTCCACCACACG GTGTCCGTGGGCCTCTTGGACCACGTCCACCCGTCCCTCATGACATGCGCTTCCCAGGTCCACGTGACCACACAAGCCCACCAATGGACCTACCCCCAGGCATCCCACCCCATCCTACACATCCTGGGGATGCTTATGGTCAGGCTCCACCCGATGCCCTCCACAACTCAGCTCACAGCGGCCCCGGGCAGGACCTGCATGTGAAGCAGGAGGCCCCTCAGGACTCAGCGAGGCCAGCAATGGTCAAGCCTTAA
- the mia3 gene encoding transport and Golgi organization protein 1 homolog isoform X2, with protein MAAKHFYRQGFLLLLLNFIATAALERRFSDFKRCADQECSMLLCRGKAVKDFSGPDCRFLSFKTSETIYVYYKLAGKRTDLWAGSVGSHFGYFPKDLLAVNHRYTDKELEVPAEETDFVCFDTGFDKFDNYDIDFLLGSSAEENDSEDKGTSDQIQMAEETEKEPQPFEEEVTDSEKQTEHQDYSEDLDKVPDDESASLPEVDVATESPFTKVVESDTAATLDVTERAEEIEQKNTVGSVEIVGSERSETKDTPKKSEVESVSKDEFASEKEPVSVSEGVQIPELKTTLGTTFDAVTTDDEITKNVTPYQEEESEDVENQHEDHIDVTEKIPLLSFSEEAVNSPASDSLKQQETPPATHDDQPQAAEEKNMWTSIGDAVFSVVTGGETTAQDLSSDEEDDDDEDEEEEAAAKPPQNFEDAVKDVEQPLTTESPKEPENIEHAFLDSPDSSSEQTDNKETVSDSERLLFDRDNERDGVVRHEDAWNETLKPKDDTPLRHHQTESSTMSVDLEDTFEKSSIKTTKEPMKRKEEEGKEVYKDSEVNDDNAIIQDGNIAMERRKGLEENETVSDRELVSTKTEKHQDLPTEEKQLRELDVQDVKKKVDDSLPNQIHDHLMTDSENISQPDLSVEEPDVHEEPRKEESEDEKDAELEEEKNEEKEELLEDENALSISQADNTDFDKPSLETETPTASTLEPEYSDSVMRLTVLREHFTEENMERIQRFLGLKNLFKVEAMFSDLDIELQATRLSLESSTQDIENALEGILEASENTILDEIERMLDSRSKKQDFDQHMDTSSLDEETEILDDFQELAFSLRQKYSTASDSTPLAREEASDIDQDEHELNTKEEMPHIVEEDKADIVPETESEGNVTVTGHEERPAETEKEQIVVDDVHSGPDVSVEEDGGHFNKNKDNLPGFSASNEMQKVPQATLENPLDMGLGVEVEHSPSGSLDPLEPVSEIHEEEVGLLSTGIVYMGCILSITNSKISEWTTVMISLLPEEWKPGETLYGCPWEAVAITAFVGVLTFTLFFWKTVLVVKKREYLVDEKRLTEQIEALKKEKNDTLTKMSELQKQTEQLKENQKQSKETVSCTVKRIQDLENKVLEAQSRNEQMVEEKNTYVKLLEGERANSAAYETRIEKLEKSNEKLQLSRKKIQEAHSKTTVLLDEAKIREDARNVQHKCLEKEYTALKEENKTLKANIKGWEDKHKELSEQIKTYQKSQKELEDSVVLKDHNVEVLSELLADLDACDLQKGDTKVLANGEIAPDKKTAIKNRIKQMMDVSRVQTTLTVVEEERDRFMSKLLNEEKTRKTLEEQHQELEHSIATLKSEKSHVENQFKILQQKNEIMVEMYQQKENALQQRLTKEELERRSKESMLSEVGGKAVEAEEQVKVLRQRINEMEEQMKKTEEVYKEQIKEQENKTHSNWVNARNAERALNQEKLESSKLREKLAVLTSQLNERRAPLFRPNSGQPAGPRQGPRPPSDPHGRYPENKHIPGMDMMGPRSSSPANMDTSTQEVDPQIKAETQADASTESPEAGPGSFLASPIRDSPGPMVQGPPPGPGPHDPLPHGRLPPPGPYRPPRPGPYHLPPGALPPNIPPPLHGPPLPANGHPGMPMPGPMGGEFGPRPTNGHAFHPRPGPGHIIDPRGPPPPHFRPPPPHHFGPMPPPHGVRGPLGPRPPVPHDMRFPGPRDHTSPPMDLPPGIPPHPTHPGDAYGQAPPDALHNSAHSGPGQDLHVKQEAPQDSARPAMVKP; from the exons ATGGCAGCAAAACACTTTTACCGACAAggctttttattacttttattaaattttattgCAACTGCAGCCTTGGAGAGAAGGTTTTCCGACTTTAAAAGATGCGCCGATCAGGAGTGTAGCA TGCTTCTGTGTCGAGGAAAAGCAGTGAAAGATTTCTCAGGACCAGATTGTCGGTTCTTGTCATTTAAGACATCAGAAACTATCTATGTATACTACAAGCTGGCAGGTAAAAGGACTGACCTGTGGGCTGGAAGT GTTGGAAGTCACTTTGGCTATTTCCCAAAGGATCTTCTTGCAGTTAACCACCGTTATACTGATAAAGAGCTTGAAGTTCCAGCAGAG GAAAcagattttgtctgttttgacaCTGGATTTGATAAGTTTGACAATTACGACATAGATTTTCTGTTAGGCTCTTCAGCGGAGGAAAATGACAGTGAAGATAAGGGAACGTCTGATCAAATACAAATGGCAGAGGAAACTGAGAAAGAACCACAGCCATTTGAAGAAGAAGTCActgacagtgaaaaacaaactgagcatCAAGATTACTCAGAGGATCTTGATAAAGTCCCCGATGATGAAAGTGCCTCTTTACCTGAGGTTGATGTGGCAACTGAATCGCCTTTTACAAAAGTAGTAGAGTCTGATACAGCAGCTACACTTGATGTTACTGAAAGAGCTGAAGAAATTGagcaaaaaaacacagtagGGTCTGTTGAAATTGTTGGGTCAGAGAGGAGTGAAACCAAAGATACACCTAAAAAATCTGAAGTGGAATCTGTGTCCAAAGATGAGTTTGCTTCAGAGAAAGAACCAGTTTCGGTTTCTGAAGGAGTACAAATCCCAGAGTTGAAGACTACGCTTGGAACAACTTTTGATGCTGTCACTACTGATGATGAAATCACCAAGAATGTTACACCGTATCAAGAGGAGGAAAGCGAAGATGTGGAAAATCAGCATGAAGACCACATTGATGTTACAGAAAAAATTCCGCTATTGTCTTTCTCTGAAGAAGCTGTGAACTCTCCGGCATCTGATTCCctcaaacagcaggaaactCCTCCGGCAACACATGATGATCAACCAcaggctgcagaggagaaaaacatgtgGACATCAATTGGAGATGCAGTTTTTTCAGTTGTCACTGGGGGGGAGACTACAGCACAAGATTTGAGttcagatgaagaagatgatgatgatgaggatgaggaagaagaagctgctgcaAAACCCCCTCAAAATTTTGAGGATGCAGTGAAAGATGTAGAACAACCACTAACAACAGAATCTCCAAAAGAGCCAGAAAACATAGAACATGCTTTTCTAGATTCTCCTGATTCCAGCTCTGAACAAACAGATAATAAAGAAACAGTCAGTGATTCTGAGAGACTTTTGTTTGATCGTGATAATGAGAGGGATGGAGTGGTCAGACATGAGGATGCTTGgaatgaaacattaaaacctAAAGACGATACACCACTGAGACACCACCAAACAGAATCAAGTACAATGTCAGTGGATCTGGAGGATACTTTTGAAAAGTCATCTATTAAGACAACAAAGGAACCCATGAAGCgcaaagaagaggaggggaaggaggtgTACAAAGATTCAGAGGTCAATGATGATAATGCAATCATACAGGACGGTAACATTGCGATGGAGCGTAGAAAGGGTTTGGAAGAAAACGAGACAGTGTCCGATCGAGAATTAGTCAGTaccaaaactgaaaaacatcagGACCTGCCCACTGAAGAGAAGCAATTGAGGGAGTTAGATGTCCAAGATGTTAAAAAGAAAGTAGACGACAGCTTGCCTAATCAGATCCATGATCATTTAATGACAGATTCTGAGAATATCAGTCAACCGGATTTATCTGTCGAGGAACCAGACGTTCACGAGGAACCACGTAAAGAGGAGAGCGAAGATGAGAAAGatgcagagctggaggaagaaaaaaatgaggagaaagaggaattACTTGAAGACGAAAATGCACTTTCAATTTCTCAAGCAGATAACACAGACTTTGACAAACCCTCACTTGAAACTGAAACTCCCACTGCCTCGACTCTAGAGCCAGAATACAGTGATAGTGTGATGAGACTGACTGTGCTGCGAGAACActtcacagaggaaaacatggaGCGGATCCAAAGGTTTCTGGGTCTCAAAAATCTCTTCAAAGTGGAGGCCATGTTCTCTGATCTGGACATCGAGTTGCAGGCTACCCGTCTGTCACTAGAAAGCTCCACGCAAGACATTGAAAATGCCCTCGAGGGCATCCTGGAAGCCTCTGAAAACACGATCTTGGATGAGATCGAGAGAATGCTGGATAGCCGTAgcaaaaaacaagattttgacCAACATATGGACACAAGTAGTTTGGATGAGGAGACTGAAATACTGGATGACTTCCAGGAGCTTGCATTCAGCCTGCGTCAGAAGTATTCAACAGCCAGTGACAGCACACCTTTAGCAAGAGAGGAAGCATCAGATATTGACCAGG ATGAACATGAATTGAATACTAAAGAAGAAATGCCTCACATTGTTGAAGAAGACAAAGCTGACATTGTCCCTGAGACTGAGAGTGAAGGCAACGTCACAGTAACAGGTCATGAGGAAAGGCCAGCAGAGACTGAAAAGGAGCAGATAGTTGTGGATGATGTGCACAGTGGACCAGATGTCAGCGTTGAGGAGGATGGTGGAcacttcaataaaaacaaagacaatctgcCGGGATTCAGCGCATCAAATGAGATGCAGAAGGTCCCACAAGCCACTCTGGAAAATCCTTTAGACATGGGCCTTGGTGTCGAAGTGGAGCACTCGCCCTCAG GATCTTTGGATCCATTGGAACCAGTGTCTGAAATTCACGAAGAAGAAGTGGGATTATTGTCAACTGGAATTGTTTACATGGGCTGCATCCTCTCTATCACCAACAGTAAAATTTCAGAGTGGACCACTGTG ATGATTTCACTCCTGCCAGAAGAATGGAAGCCTGGGGAAACCTTGTATGGCTGTCCTTGGGAAGCGGTTGCCATCACTGCTTTTGTTGGAGTACTGACCTTCACCCTCTTCTTCTGGAAGACCGTGTTGGTA GTAAAGAAGAGAGAATATCTTG TGGATGAAAAAAGGCTCACTGAGCAAATCGAGGcactcaaaaaagaaaagaacgaTACTCTCACAAAGATGTCTGAACTCCAGAAGCAG ACTGAGCAGCTAAAGGAAAATCAAAAGCAGTCAAAGGAAACAGTTAGTTGTACAGTGAAAAGGATACAGGACCTAGAG AACAAGGTTTTGGAGGCCCAATCACGAAATGAGCAGATGGTTGAGGAAAAGAACACATATGTGAAACTACTTGAAGGAGAGCGGGCAAACTCTGCGGCATATGAAACCAGG ATTGAGAAATTGGAGAAGTCAAATGAGAAGCTACAGCTCAGCAGAAAAAAGATTCAGGAAGCACATTCAAAA actACTGTTCTCCTGGACGAAGCGAAGATTCGTGAAGACGCCCGAAATGTTCAGCACAAATGTCTCGAGAAAGAGTATACAGCTCTAAAAGAAGAGAACAAAACG CTTAAAGCTAATATTAAAGGCTGGGAGGACAAACACAAGGAGCTGAGTGAGCAGATTAAAACCTATCAAAAGTCCCAGAAAGAGCTGGAGGACTCTGTGGTGCTCAAAGATCACAATGTGGAG GTTCTGTCTGAACTTCTGGCAGACTTAGATGCTTGCGATCTGCAAAAAGGTGACACCAAAGTTTTAGCCAATGGTGAAATAGCACCTG ATAAGAAGACAGCCATAAAGAACAGGATCAAACAGATGATGGATGTTTCCCGG gTCCAGACCACTCTGACAGTAGTTGAAGAAGAGCGAGATCGCTTCATGTCTAAACTACTGAATGAAGAAAAGACTAGAAAAACCCTGGAAG AACAACACCAGGAGCTGGAACATTCAATTGCAACCCTAAAAAGCGAAAAGAGCCATGTTGAAAACCAGTTCAAGATCCTCCAGCAGAAAAATGAGATCATGGTTGAAATGTACCAACAGAAGGAAAATGCTCTACAGCA GAGATTAAcgaaggaggagctggagcgACGCAGCAAAGAGAGCATGTTGTCTGAGGTGGGAGGAAAAGCTGTTGAGGCAGAGGAGCAGGTTAAAGTCTTAAGGCAACGCATTAATGAAATGGAggaacagatgaagaagacagaggaagtCTACAAAGAGCAG ataaaagaacaggaaaacaaaactcattCAAACTGG GTGAATGCTCGTAATGCAGAGAGAGCTCTGAATCAAGAGAAGCTTGAATCATCAAAGCTCCGTGAAAA GCTGGCTGTACTAACCTCACAGCTGAATGAGCGCCGTGCTCCACTCTTCAGACCAAACTCTGGACAGCCTGCAGGCCCTCGCCAAG GTCCTCGACCTCCATCAGATCCTCATGGCCGTTaccctgaaaacaaacacatcccTGGGATGG aCATGATGGGTCCCCGCAGCTCATCACCCGCCAACATGGATACATCT acacaggaagTAGATCCACAGATTAAAGCAGAGACTCAGGCTGATGCCTCCACAGAGAGTCCAGAGGCA GGACCTGGATCCTTCCTAGCGTCTCCAATCAGGGACTCACCTGGCCCCATGGTCCAAGGACCTCCGCCAGGCCCTGGACCCCATGACCCACTACCCCACGGCCGTCTGCCACCACCTGGACCTTACAGACCCCCACGACCCGGCCCCTACCACCTGCCACCAGGTGCCCTTCCTCCGAACatacctcctcctcttcacggGCCTCCACTGCCAGCTAATGGACACCCAGGTATGCCTATGCCTGGACCAATGGGAGGGGAGTTTGGACCTCGACCCACCAACGGACATGCGTTCCACCCCAGGCCCGGCCCTGGCCATATTATTGATCCTCGGggtccaccaccaccacatttCCGTCCCCCTCCGCCTCATCACTTTGGGCCGATGCCTCCACCACACG GTGTCCGTGGGCCTCTTGGACCACGTCCACCCGTCCCTCATGACATGCGCTTCCCAGGTCCACGTGACCACACAAGCCCACCAATGGACCTACCCCCAGGCATCCCACCCCATCCTACACATCCTGGGGATGCTTATGGTCAGGCTCCACCCGATGCCCTCCACAACTCAGCTCACAGCGGCCCCGGGCAGGACCTGCATGTGAAGCAGGAGGCCCCTCAGGACTCAGCGAGGCCAGCAATGGTCAAGCCTTAA